The DNA sequence AACTGCATCAACACCAGAAATCatcaaataaaacagatttcCAGTTCTGAACGACTGCTCATAAAATCACTGGATCCACAAAAGATAACTATTCAAAACATTAGGAGtttatttaagaatatatatatatcattcaacAGGTGACTAGCATTTCTGTATGAATGGTTTTATGATTTTAGTAAAAAAAGTGAATGATTAAGTAGCCAGTAGTAAACAATTTTCCACAAAGATAAAAATGTGATGCCTGCTAAAGATCGTTTATTTCAAAGCGTTCATCATGAGCACTTTAAACCTCTCCAAGTCCACTTTCTTCAAGATGTGGGCTTTGTGAGTCTTCTTCAGGATATCGAGGTGATCCACAACCATCATTCCCCGGCACCAGTTCCCCGCCAGCTCTACTGTGACGGCTTTCTGTTCAGTTTCAATGACATACGTGTCGTCTATGGCTGCTGCCATGGCATAAGAGTCACAGGAGATGAACCCCTGGCCATCCACCAGCTCCTTCTCAATCCTCTCGCTGTGGGACGACTCCATGCTGTGCTTGAAGATCTGCTTCATAAACCGAGCCTTATCTGTGTCCTGAGCCAGCCAGCCGTCACAGAACTCCTGAAGCACACATGTacaaatataacatatataagaTGGGTATGCAAGAATATAAACCAGCAATTATACATAATCATCTATATGCATTGTTATAATAATGATCTCACCCAGGGTAATTTACTGCGACAGGTGAACTCCCAGCTTGCGATGTAAACTGGGCAGATGAATTCATTCAGAACGATATATGCTGCTTCAGGATCAGCTGCAAAGTTGTACTCTCCACATACAGTGGTGTTCCCACGAGCTAAAGATAAACACACGTTATTCTCTAGCATGgtttaattgcattaaaaataatgaaaataggcAATGCACAGACTGATCTGCACGAGGcagtaatgcattaaataaaaaaaatatttgtcctTCTGATGTACAGGTCAAAAGTCACTTATACACATCAATGCCACATTTAATTgctcaaatacaataaaaactaatattgtgaaaaagtaatacaatttaaaatatttttttctatttgaatatattttttgtaaatttaatttgtaatttaatgtaattgttttcaatgttaaaaatgtgctgcttaatatatggtaaaataataatctttaatcCATCAATTTTGCATTAATCCATCAATTTTGAAAGgaaaaacttttatattatattaaaaaaaacattttttttttcaaataagtgctgttcACTGaaaaagaatccttaaaaaaaaatattaagcagcacaacagtttctaacatgaataataataataataaatgtttcttgaattgggaatcagcatgatttctgaaggatcgtgtgacactgaagacttttaaaatgtcatttatttctgtgatgaaaagctgaatgtACATCACTTAATCATTACtccaatgatgctgaaaattcagctttgcattaaaagactttaattacattttaaaatataaacaaatagaaaacagattaaatatatagtttaataATATGACCGTTTTACTGAGTTtagatcaagtaaatgcagcctggtTAAGTATAAGATAtggctttcaaaaacatttaaaaaatgttttaaaatgttctatGTTGTATATAATGATAGtgtataatatattgtattttggCTTTGATGtgcattaaaatctttattttgagTGAATCCATTTTAAAGTGAACATCTAGATTACTATTAATGGAAAGATGCTATAATTGCAACTAAAAAGACATTGCTGCTGGGTAAAAGTCTGTTTTTAGGAATCGTTAACGCCACTGATTCATTAAAATGGTCACTTCAATTCACTGAAATGAATCAAACTTGTGAGCTCTAATATTGGATATACTGTGCAGTCCTATTCTGATCAAATAGTTAGTGTAAAGTAAGAGGGACTCACAGTCTGTATTGCCACCCATAATGTAAAGGCCTCTGAGTTTCTGGGGAAATGAGGGGTCAAGTTTCACTGCCAAAGCCACATTTGTCAGCGGAGCCGTGGCCACTAAAGACACCTTAGAGAAACAGGAACGACACGTGATTCACACATAACCATTCAATGATATTTCATATAGTATAATCATACAGACCTCTCCAGGATTCTCATTGACTATTCGGA is a window from the Carassius gibelio isolate Cgi1373 ecotype wild population from Czech Republic chromosome A9, carGib1.2-hapl.c, whole genome shotgun sequence genome containing:
- the si:dkey-4e7.3 gene encoding inosine-uridine preferring nucleoside hydrolase isoform X2, encoding MKKLLVDVDCGVDDAQALMMALAVPDVQILGISCVHGNTSVENVCKNVLRVLKVCKHLEIPVFSGATKSLLGQTESAGDFHGKDGLGDAPDPDAPGLDLVQKEGAVSAMIRIVNENPGEVSLVATAPLTNVALAVKLDPSFPQKLRGLYIMGGNTDSRGNTTVCGEYNFAADPEAAYIVLNEFICPVYIASWEFTCRSKLPWEFCDGWLAQDTDKARFMKQIFKHSMESSHSERIEKELVDGQGFISCDSYAMAAAIDDTYVIETEQKAVTVELAGNWCRGMMVVDHLDILKKTHKAHILKKVDLERFKVLMMNALK
- the si:dkey-4e7.3 gene encoding inosine-uridine preferring nucleoside hydrolase isoform X1; its protein translation is MFSSATLRCTFRGLCLRTAERWIKQDSIPRAFKKHNQRHFTKEVSMKKLLVDVDCGVDDAQALMMALAVPDVQILGISCVHGNTSVENVCKNVLRVLKVCKHLEIPVFSGATKSLLGQTESAGDFHGKDGLGDAPDPDAPGLDLVQKEGAVSAMIRIVNENPGEVSLVATAPLTNVALAVKLDPSFPQKLRGLYIMGGNTDSRGNTTVCGEYNFAADPEAAYIVLNEFICPVYIASWEFTCRSKLPWEFCDGWLAQDTDKARFMKQIFKHSMESSHSERIEKELVDGQGFISCDSYAMAAAIDDTYVIETEQKAVTVELAGNWCRGMMVVDHLDILKKTHKAHILKKVDLERFKVLMMNALK